A genomic segment from Deltaproteobacteria bacterium encodes:
- a CDS encoding HD domain-containing protein, with translation MSEFIPIQPSLINVFKDFPVYILNPDTAELVRFVARKGEYQHTAIQAIVSQGIDVFIRVEDHRKNSKLIEDELVRTIQGPINAQTAAVVKDLTILIVSEFLTAESVREGSYEQTKEHIDRMRRLTEYYVGILDLDNSQDVLKMIHKTVLKDYTTSTHSVNLMILALRYVERFLRPSNRGSFPSELIGNKSQLKEQATEFARSWALGALLHDIGKIHVPEEILKATRRLSDDEFRLMRMHVDMGYDTLIKMAPRLRHDEIVKGGILHHHERLDGSGYPLGLKKLTVSGKVIGILDCYEALTTDKRPYREAVSPVEALKIVRNDTDAGKFDAGIFANVVRLVATD, from the coding sequence GTGAGCGAGTTCATTCCTATTCAACCGAGCCTGATAAACGTGTTCAAGGATTTCCCGGTATACATCTTGAATCCTGATACAGCTGAACTGGTTCGGTTCGTGGCGAGAAAAGGAGAATATCAACATACCGCCATTCAGGCCATTGTAAGCCAAGGCATAGACGTATTTATTCGAGTCGAAGACCACAGGAAAAACAGCAAGCTGATCGAGGACGAATTGGTGAGGACCATCCAGGGTCCGATAAACGCGCAAACAGCCGCCGTCGTCAAGGATCTCACGATTCTTATAGTGAGCGAATTCCTGACCGCGGAATCGGTCAGAGAAGGATCATACGAACAAACCAAGGAGCATATCGACAGAATGCGGAGACTGACCGAGTATTATGTCGGCATTCTCGATCTGGACAACTCTCAAGATGTGCTGAAGATGATTCACAAGACCGTGTTGAAGGATTACACCACTTCGACCCATTCCGTGAATCTCATGATACTGGCTTTGCGGTATGTGGAGAGATTCCTTCGGCCTTCGAATCGGGGTTCTTTTCCCTCCGAGTTGATCGGAAACAAGTCGCAGTTGAAGGAGCAGGCAACGGAATTTGCCCGAAGCTGGGCCCTCGGAGCCCTTTTGCACGACATCGGTAAGATACACGTTCCGGAAGAGATTCTCAAAGCCACCAGAAGGCTCAGCGACGATGAATTCAGGCTCATGAGAATGCATGTCGATATGGGTTACGATACGCTGATCAAAATGGCGCCAAGGCTCAGACACGACGAAATCGTGAAGGGAGGAATTCTACACCATCACGAAAGGCTGGACGGGAGCGGGTACCCGCTCGGACTGAAAAAGTTGACCGTCTCTGGAAAAGTGATTGGAATTCTGGATTGCTATGAAGCGCTGACCACCGATAAGAGACCCTATAGAGAGGCGGTGTCTCCTGTCGAGGCGCTGAAGATCGTCAGGAACGATACCGATGCA